A section of the Babylonia areolata isolate BAREFJ2019XMU chromosome 31, ASM4173473v1, whole genome shotgun sequence genome encodes:
- the LOC143275936 gene encoding MFS-type efflux pump MSMEG_3705-like, whose product MEGEEGGMRRGRGFMSAAEDEDDQEADVTTPLLKTSGEHRPAISNKVEDRGPWYRWVFSYPSFVLLLMLLTYLLNQLDRYMLAITAQPLARDVHFGDLACDLNASLPDNVSTQGVACNATSVDSCLATTNAEGVLVCVWDYNGQGLQYQILAGPVFILVYTFSGIFISFAADLYNRKNLLALCLVLWSVATILTGLVREYWQLVVLRFLLGLGEAGCTPFAVSLLTDYFPTSYRGLVVGIYNLGIYTGYSMSYALGNFITLANINGQGWRWAFYISGIPGVVLGAVILLTVSEPARRSAPPKPASSPSPSAGAGQSLEDVSRLTACQKLLRTLKPFLTVSVVLLCLGGSVRNAAGYVWAYNTQPYFQSVGQTRQQIASYMSWIPLVFGSIGVILGGQVSDFVMKRTGVTARVLVLSVSQLAAAPFAAGTLFFDAPYGYIMQIPTYVIGEMWVGVALTVLVELVEAQFKTSAIAVYLFIITNIGGNTPLLVPPIQAAFQNAGTAAGSDALRDALYILYPGLYVGGGLLFLVTLCSLRYDRRHMRYSRMTEDNVTAPHDD is encoded by the exons ATGGAGGGCGAGGAAGGTGGGATGAGGCGAGGGCGAGGATTCATGTCCGCAGCCGAGGATGAGGATGACCAGGAGGCAGATGTCACAACACCGCTTCTGAAAACCAGCGGAGAACACCGCCCCGCCATTAGCA ACAAGGTGGAGGACAGGGGACCATGGTACAGGTGGGTGTTCAGCTACCCCAGCTtcgtgctgctgctgatgctgctgaccTACCTGCTGAACCAGCTGGACCGCTACATGCTGGCCATCACCGCGCAGCCCCTGGCCCGCGACGTCCACTTTGGGGACCTGGCCTGCGACCTCAACGCCTCCCTGCCCGACAACGTCTCCACCCAAGGGGTGGCCTGCAATGCCACCTCTGTGGACAG TTGTTTGGCGACCACAAATGCTGAAggggtgctggtgtgtgtgtgggactacAACGGCCAGGGTCTGCAGTACCAGATCCTGGCCGGCCCTGTCTTCATCCTGGTCTACACCTTCTCCGGCATCTTCATCAGCTTCGCCGCTGACCTCTACAACCGCAAAAACCTGCTGGCACTGTGTCTGGTGCTGTGGTCCGTGGCCACCATACTGACTGGCCTGGTCCGCGAGTATTGGCAGCTGGTTGTCCTCAGGTTCCTCCTGGGATTGGG CGAGGCGGGGTGCACTCCCTTTGCGGTGAGCCTGCTGACGGACTATTTCCCGACGTCGTACCGTGGCCTGGTGGTGGGGATCTACAACCTGGGCATCTACACCGGGTACAGCATGTCCTACGCCTTGGGAAACTTCATCACGCTGGCCAACATCAATGGACAG GGCTGGCGGTGGGCGTTCTACATCTCAGGCATCCCAGGGGTCGTTCTGGGCGCCGTCATTCTCCTGACGGTCAGTGAGCCTGCTCGTCGCTCCGCACCCCCCAAACCCGCgtcctccccatccccatccgcCGGGGCTGGGCAGTCCCTGGAAGACGTGTCGCGGCTGACCGCCTGCCAAAAGTTGTTGCGCACGCTGAAGCCTTTCCTGACTGTGTCTGTGGTTCTGCTGTGTCTGGGGGGATCTGTCAGAAATgcag CTGGGTACGTGTGGGCGTACAACACGCAGCCCTACTTCCAGTCGGTGGGGCAGACACGGCAGCAGATCGCGTCCTACATGTCGTGGATCCCACTGGTGTTTGGCAGCATAGGCGTCATTCTGGGCGGCCAGGTGTCAGACTTCGTCATGAAACGCACCGGGGTCACCGCCAGGGTGCTCGTCTTGTCCGTCAGCCAG CTGGCAGCAGCACCTTTTGCTGCCGGAACCTTGTTCTTTGATGCTCCCTATGGATACATCATGCAGATCCCTACCTACGTCATCG gggAGATGTGGGTGGGCGTGGCGTTGACGGTGCTGGTGGAGCTGGTGGAGGCCCAGTTCAAGACGTCAGCCATCGCTGTCTACCtgttcatcatcaccaacatcgggGGCAACACCCCCCTCCTGGTGCCCCCCATTCAGGCCGCCTTCCAGAATGCTGGGACTGCTGCCGGCAGCGACGCTTTGAGAG ATGCTCTGTACATTCTGTACCCGGGGCTGTATGTCGGCGGGGGGCTGCTGTTCCTGGTCACCCTCTGCTCCCTCAGATACGACCGGCGGCACATGAGATACTCACGCATGACTGAGGATAATGTCACCGCGCCTCACGATGACTGA